AACATATTGCCGATGCGTCGGAAGAGCTGAGGGAAGAGTTTGACAATATGGTCGCCAGCGGCGGAACACCGCGTGATTTTGGGCTGAAAGTGAAATCACACCCCGTATTAATGGTCACATCACCCCTAAAAATGCGCAGCGCGCGTTCGCTATGGCTCTCGTTCAGTGGCACGGTGGTCGAAACAATTTCGTTGTTTAAAGAACCTGAGTACCACAAGCGCAACCACGATGCTTTCCAGCGCCTGACCGGGCGTATTGGCTCTGGCGTACCGATTCCGGAGAGGCGACGCGGAGATAAGATTGAAAAATGGAACGGGGTCATTTGGCAAAACGTCTCTCCAGAGCCGGTCATTGATTTCTTAACAGAATATGAGACCCACTCGCAGGCCAGAAAAGCTAACAGTAAATTGCTGGCTGACTTTATCACACGGATGAATCGCGTTGATGAACTCACACAATGGACGGTGGCGGTAGTGGGGGGCGGCGTCGACCGTCATCACGATGTGAGTGGTTTCCCTGTACGGCTGATGATGCGTAAAGCCTCCGAGGGGGTGACTGACCGCTATTCCATTGGCCGTTTGCTTTCCCCACGCGACGAGGGAATTGACTGCGATGAATCGACCTGGCTTGCCGCGCTGAAGGAAACGCAGCGCATTTTTCATGCCGATCCCGGACGAAATGAAGGGCGGGAGGAGCCGGTCATTCCAGGTGGCGTGGTGCTACGCCGGATCAAAGGATTCGGCATAAATGACCTCCCGCCGCAGCGTCAAAAAGGGCTATTGCTCATTTACTTACTGGACCCGCAGCAGGCGATGTCCGCAACGGAATATAAGGCTGATGCCTTACCTGTTGTTGCGTTTGGCATCAGTTTTCCGGGAAGCCGAAGTGGGGTTACGGTGGAATACAAAGTGAACAACGTCCTGTGGGAGCAAGAGTATGGTTCGGCTGAGTAAAGACGATTTGCTGGCGGCATGGAAAGCCCTGGATCGATCCCGGATTGACGAGCAACCCGGTGCTCAGGGCTGGCGTGGCATCAGGCTTTTTACGCACCAGAACTGTGATTTTCATGCCGGACGTCGTCAGCCAGATAATGAAGAAATGCTGATTGTCGTCTTCCCCTATACGCTTTCGCCGGGGTCGACGGCGCTGCCGTCCTGTAAAGGATTTCGCGTCGAGATGACCGGAACAGAAGGGGGGAAGCTGAACGGTTTGATGATCCGCCGTCAGCAAACGGGGAATGCGGATGTCTTTACGACGATGATTCTGGATATTCTCCATTCGCTCCTGAGCGTTTCTGAGCTACGCCTGTTTGAAACGCTGCTCCGCCGTATTCGTCTTTGGCAGGCTTTTATGGAGCGAGATACCCGTCCGCTCCGTCATGAAGAAGAGGTGGGGTTAATCGGCGAACTGACGTGTCTGGAACGATTGATCGAGACCGGTCTTGAGTCTTCAACGGCAGTCGAAGCCTGGGTAGGACCGCAGCACGGCCTGCAGGATTTTGAACGACATGAACAAGCCATTGAGATAAAAAGCACCACGGCAGAGCAGGGTTTTTGCGTAACTATCCACTCTCTTGAACAACTGGACTGGCAACGGCCAGGCTCGCTCGTGTTGTGCGGTTTACGCTTCAGCGAGCATCCCACTGGAGATACCCTGAATGACATCGTTAACCGTCTTCGTCAGCGGTTTGAGGGGAACGCTCAGGCGGCTTGTCTTTTCGAGGGATCGCTTTGTCACGTCGGTTATTTCAGCGAGCATGCTGAGTTCTATACGCGTCATTTCTTGCTGACAGAGGCGTTCGCACTCCCCATTGAAGAGGGGTTCCCCTCTTTGACACATGCGAATGTCCCGTTGCCGGTGGTGGGGGCGTGCTATCAGCTCGAACTTCAGACACTTATTCCTCAGGCTCAAAATTTTAACCATTGCTTGTCAGATTTCGCAGGATTACCGCATGGAACTTATTGATTTTTTACGTCAGACACAGAATGAAATTCGCAAAGAATATCAAGACCAGATGGCTCAGCCTGGCGTTGAGTCGCCTTTTCCTGAGCTGATTTTTACCGATATCGTCATGCGTCATATGGCCGACATTGGAATGACATTTGACGATGCGCAGACGTGTCACTTTATGGCGAAAGTCAGTGGACACAACGTGCGTCTCAGCGGTTTTGCCTTCTCAGAAGATGGCGATCAGCTTGATCTCTTCGTCAGCATTTATCACGGCGGCGATGAGCTTTGTCACGTACCGGATGCAGACACAAAAGCGATCGCAAGCCACTGTATTCAATTCTTGCAGAAGTGTATTGACGGTAAATTATCCTCCACGCTGGATCAGTCCAATGATGCCTGGCAACTGGTGACGACCATCGAACAGTCCTATACGGAACTGGAACAAATCAGAATTTACGTACTGACCGATGGTCAAGTGAAAACCCGTTGGTACCAGACTCGTGATGTGGCGGGTAAGACCATTAAATTAGAGGTAATGGACATTGTCCGACTGTTTAATCACTGGCAGGAAGGCAAGCCGCGTGATGAGCTGCAGGTTAATTTTGACGATGTGGCGGGGGGCGCGCTCCCTTGTGTCTGGATCCCGGATGAAATGGGTGAGTATGATTATGCGCTGACGGTTGTTCCTGGAGAGACGCTGCGATTTATCTATGAAAAGTATGGCAACCGCATTCTGGAAGCGAACGTTCGCTCATTTCTGAGCCAGACGGGGAAAGTCAATAAGGGGATTCGCGACACTTTACGTGAACAGCCTGAACGTTTTATGGCTTATAACAACGGTATCGTTATTGTTGCCGATCAGGTCAGGCTTGGCGAAGCTCCGGGAGGTGGGCCAGGCATTGCGTGGATGCAGGGGATGCAGATCGTTAACGGTGGGCAGACCACGGCCTCCATGTTTTTCACCAAAAAGAAATTTCCGGCAACAAATCTGCGTAACGTGCGTGTACCCGCAAAAGTCATCGTGCTGAAACAGACGAATAATGCGCAGGAAGAGATGTTAATAGCGGATATTTCACGTTTCTCGAATAGCCAGAATAAAGTCAATATTTCCGATCTGTCAGCCAATCGACCTGTCCATGTACAACTGGAAAAAATGGCAAATACAGTCTATTGCCCGGATGGCTACAGTCGCTGGTTTTACGAGCGGGCAAATGGCAGCTATAAGGTTATGCTGGAACGAGAAGGTAAAACCCCGGCGGGTATC
The DNA window shown above is from Citrobacter farmeri and carries:
- the mzaE gene encoding MZA anti-phage system associated AIPR family protein MzaE, which translates into the protein MELIDFLRQTQNEIRKEYQDQMAQPGVESPFPELIFTDIVMRHMADIGMTFDDAQTCHFMAKVSGHNVRLSGFAFSEDGDQLDLFVSIYHGGDELCHVPDADTKAIASHCIQFLQKCIDGKLSSTLDQSNDAWQLVTTIEQSYTELEQIRIYVLTDGQVKTRWYQTRDVAGKTIKLEVMDIVRLFNHWQEGKPRDELQVNFDDVAGGALPCVWIPDEMGEYDYALTVVPGETLRFIYEKYGNRILEANVRSFLSQTGKVNKGIRDTLREQPERFMAYNNGIVIVADQVRLGEAPGGGPGIAWMQGMQIVNGGQTTASMFFTKKKFPATNLRNVRVPAKVIVLKQTNNAQEEMLIADISRFSNSQNKVNISDLSANRPVHVQLEKMANTVYCPDGYSRWFYERANGSYKVMLEREGKTPAGIKRLKDAIPSSRRITKTDFAKYHCAWLQRPDLVSLGGQKNFAALMTMIDKDSEHYGDELSIERFKHYIAQAIIYKKAYKLINSLFPAFKANIAAYTVAAYSHLYGKQTDLAEIWNQQGIGETMGNRLVSLAHRVNSLLTESANGRMISEWAKKPECWEFVRSKIYFSAQGKTDDLSHD
- the mzaD gene encoding MZA anti-phage system associated PD-(D/E)XK motif protein MzaD, which gives rise to MVRLSKDDLLAAWKALDRSRIDEQPGAQGWRGIRLFTHQNCDFHAGRRQPDNEEMLIVVFPYTLSPGSTALPSCKGFRVEMTGTEGGKLNGLMIRRQQTGNADVFTTMILDILHSLLSVSELRLFETLLRRIRLWQAFMERDTRPLRHEEEVGLIGELTCLERLIETGLESSTAVEAWVGPQHGLQDFERHEQAIEIKSTTAEQGFCVTIHSLEQLDWQRPGSLVLCGLRFSEHPTGDTLNDIVNRLRQRFEGNAQAACLFEGSLCHVGYFSEHAEFYTRHFLLTEAFALPIEEGFPSLTHANVPLPVVGACYQLELQTLIPQAQNFNHCLSDFAGLPHGTY